One genomic segment of Trichocoleus sp. includes these proteins:
- a CDS encoding DUF4278 domain-containing protein: MKLTYRGVTYDYNPPQVEYGDRAAVGKYRGVDIRFRNIQKAPVLQPTLDLIYRGAAHTVNPAPVPETAKAPALSVSDRARVLMMDHHRSVKRRQQAMLARTDAQVGLDAKAASSFWNHIQGTTHPSFNDSYDRSHAALS, encoded by the coding sequence ATGAAACTGACATATCGTGGTGTTACTTACGACTACAATCCTCCCCAAGTGGAGTATGGCGATCGAGCAGCAGTCGGCAAATATCGGGGCGTTGATATCCGGTTCCGCAACATCCAAAAAGCACCAGTGCTTCAGCCCACGCTTGATCTAATTTATCGCGGCGCTGCCCATACAGTTAATCCGGCTCCCGTGCCTGAGACTGCAAAAGCACCTGCATTGTCTGTGTCCGATCGGGCAAGAGTTTTGATGATGGATCATCATCGCTCTGTGAAGCGGCGTCAGCAAGCAATGCTCGCTCGAACAGATGCTCAAGTCGGGTTAGATGCTAAAGCGGCATCAAGCTTCTGGAACCACATTCAAGGCACAACACATCCTTCGTTTAACGACAGCTACGATCGGAGCCATGCTGCCCTGAGCTAA